ATGTCGGGAACCGGTCCGAGCTCGGCGAGACCCGCTACCACGCAGTCGGCGGGCGTCCCCCCGATGGCGTAGCCGAGTTCGTGTTCGGTGACGTCCACCTCGTGGGAGATCGATCGGCCGACCGCGCTCTGGTCGTTCGCCGGGGCGACGACGGTGACGTTGCCGACCGCCGTCAGCGCCTCGTACAGCGCGCGAATGCCGGTGCTCTCGATCCCGTCGTCGTTCGTCAGGAGGATCTCGAGATCGTCGCGTTCGTCCATACCCTCCCGTGGGAGACCGGTGCGAAAAGGTCACCGCTTCCCCTCAGGCGAGGCGGTCGACGATCGTCTCCTCGTCGACGATCAGGTTGTACGCCCCCTCGTCGTCGTTCCAGAGCACCAGCGCCTGCTCGAAGCCGAGCACGGCGCCGTAGTCGGCCTCGAGCAGCGGGCGGTTGAGCGCCGTCTCCCGGGTGCAGACGGCGTACTGGTCGACCCGCTCGCTGCCGTCGCTGATCTTGAACAGCGGGTTTCGGTCCGGCGCGGGATCGACGCTCGCGCCGTCACCGCTCAGCGAGTGGCTGAGTTTGGCGGCGACCAGGTCGACGCGGTTCGTGACGTGTGCCTCCATCTCGGCCATCTTCGCCCACCGGCCGGAGTCGAGTTCGAGGTCGACGTAGCGGGCGCCGTCGAGGCGGAGCAACGAGTAGGAAAACTGCACGTCGACGTTGACGAACTCGCCCGGCTCGTGGTCGTCGTGGGTCGCCGCCCCGTCGAGTCGTCGCTGAAACGACGGCACCGCGAGATCCGGTCTGACGTCGAACGACCAGCCCCGATCCGTCGGCGTCTCGCCGGGCCAGAGGCGCACCGTCGGGCCGTAGACGGTCACGGACCGGGCGTCCCGTTCCGCCTCCTCGTCCGGCGAAGCGGGGATCGACCGACCCTCGAGGGCGCGCTCGAGTTCGCGCAGTTGAATGCTGGTTTGTTTGTCCGCCGGCGCCATCGCGAGCACCGTTCCGTCGGCCGCGAGCGCCCCGAGGTAGCGCTCGAGGACGGCCTCGGGGTCCGCGAGTTCGCTCAGGACGTTACAGGCGAGGACGAGGTCGAACCCCTCGCTGGCGTCGCCGCGCCCGACGGAGTGGGGGTCGAACGCCTCCGCGGTCGTCCGGTGCACCGTCGCGTGGACGTTCGGACCGGCCTCGCCGAGCAGCGCCTCGAGGACGTCGGCGCCGGCCCCCGGCTCGACCGCGTGGTACTCCACGAGCGCGTCTTCCGGGAGGTACTCGAACAGTCCCAGCGCGGGGCCGCCGACGCCCGCACCCACGTCGAGGACGCGCAGCCGCCGGCCGAGCAGCCCCCGCTCGGCGAGGTCCTCGAGGGCGTACTGGACCGCCGCGAAGTACGCCGGCAGGTGGTAGATCGCGTAGCCGGCGGCGACGTCGGCGTCGTACTCGACCGCCCGCCCGTCGAAGTAACGCGTCTTGAACCGCCGGATCGCCGAGCGGAGCAGATCGCCGGAGGCGTCCTCGTACCAGGAGGGGCCGTACCGGTCTGCGAGCAGCTCCTCGAGCCGGTTCGCGTAGCGGTCGGGTAGGGCCTCGACCGGCGTCCGACCCGGCGCCACCGGCTCGTCGCCGGCCGGAACGAACGTCCCGTCCTCGCGTTCGACCAGTCCGAGCGACACCGCCTCCTCGCGTAAGAGCTGTCGGACGACGGCCGGGTGGGGCGTCCCCTCGACGTACTCGCAGATCTCCTCGGGGTCGACCGGGCGCACGTTTCGGAGGTACTTCGCGTTCGAGCGGACGGCCTCCCGGCGGTCGGTCACTCGCCGTCACCCCGGCTCGCGGCCGCCGCGACCTGCTCGCCCGCCCGTCTGTACAGCGACTCGAACGCCTCGCCCTCGGCCGCCGCGAGCGACGACGCCGCCGCCGAAACGTCCTCGGCGCCGTCGAACGTCCGCTGGATGTCCGCGTACACCCGGGGGGTTCCGCCGGTGACCTGCCCGGCGAGTGCGAGCAGTTCGTCGTAGATCGGGGTCCCGAACCCCTCCGGAACCGGGTCGGCCGCCAGCGCGAACGCCAGAACGGCGGTGTGAGTCGCCGCCTGTACCGTCTCCATCGCCTCGTCGTGTTCGGCGGCGGTCGTCTCGAGGAGTTCGTTCCCCCGCGACTCGATGTCCTCGAGGAGTCCCTCGACTACCGGTCCGGACCGGGCGCGGACGACGGCGACCGTTCCGGGGGCCCGCTCGGGGGCGAACAGCGGGTGGAGGCTCGCGCGCTCGAGGTCGGGCGCCGCCTCGGCCATCGCGGCCAGCGGCGCCCCCATCACCCCCGAGACGTCGAGAACCGCCCGTTCCGCGCGCCCGACGTGGCTCTCGACGCTCGTCTCGATCTGGGACATCGGAACGGCGAGACAGACCGCGTCGTAGCGCCGGTCTCCCTCGAGGGCGTCGACGGCTCCGCCGACGGCGTCTGCGGCCTCGGCGGCGACGTCGGGGTCGACGTCGGCGAACGTCGCCCTCGCGTCGGTCGCGCGCGCGAACCACCGACCCATCGATCCGGCCCCGACGATCAGTACGTCCATTGGCGGTACGTATCCGCCCGCGTCGCAAAAGGAGTTCGATACCACGGACCGGCGCCGCTCGCCGCCGGGGCCCTCACCCGCTGCTCTGCTCGACGAAGGTGACGCCGTCGATCGTAAAGCGGGCGCCCCCGGGATCGCTGGCGTCGACCTCCCAGCCGTGTGCGGAGATGATCCGGTCGACGATGGTCAACCCGAGACCGGTCCCGTTCTCGGCGGTCGTATACCCCGACTCGAAGACGGCCCCGGGGTCGTCGGGTCCGATCCCGGGCCCGTCGTCCTCGACGTAGATGCCGCCGTCGGTGAGTCCGACGCGGACCGTCACCTCCGGGCCGACGTGTTCGATCGCGTTCTCGAACAGGTTCTTGAACACCTCCGTCAGCGGCCCCGGTTTCGCCAGCACTTCTCGATCGAGTTCATCCGTCTCGAGGGTCGCGGTCGACGGCGCCACCTGCTCCCAGGCCTCCTGGACGATCTCCTCGAGATCGGTCGGTTTCACCTCGCCGGTGGTGCGTCCGCGGCGAGCGACCGAGAGCAGTTCGTCGATCATTTCCTCCATCCGGACGAGCGCGTCGTCGACCTGTCCGAAGGCGTCGTCGTCGCCCTGACGCGCCATGTTCAGATACACCTGGGCGATGCCGAGCGGATTTCGCAGCTCGTGAGCGAGCATGCTCGCGAACTCGTCGAGGCGCTTGTTCTGTTCTTTGAGTTCGCGCTCGCGCCGCTCGCGGTCGGTGACGTCGTGGAGGAGACACAGCGCGGCGTCGTCGGCCGCCGCCGTCGAGACGGTCGCCGTGCTCACCTCCGCGTACCGCCGGCCGCCGGAGACGGGGTGATACTGGACGGTCCGCGTCTGGCCCTCCGCGCGGTCGTCGACCATCGACGCCAGCAGTTCGTCCGTCGTCTCCGAGGGGAAGACGGCACAGTCCTCGAGGCCCATCCCGAGCGCCTCGGGTCGAGAGAGGCTGGTCAGCCGGCAGAACGCGTCGTTGACGTCCTGTATCCGACCAGCGTCGTCTACGACGAACACCGGGTCGGGAGCGGTTTCGAACAGCGACCGAAAGCGCTGTTCGCTGTGGCGCTTTTGCTGATCCAGCTCCGTCGAGAGCTGGCGGCGGCGCAACAGCCCGTCGATCCGGGCCTTCAGCACCGTCTTCTGGAGCGGGACCACCGCAACCTCGTCGATCAGCTCCCAGGTCGCCGCGACGCGCTCGGTCTCCTCGCCCGACGCGAGCATGAGGTACGGCAGAAACCGCGGCGCGTCCCGGCACTTGCGGTCGGCCAGCCGATCCCGGTGGCGGACGAACGACCGCTCGTCGACGACGCACAGATCGAACCCGTCGTCGATCGCGTCGCTCGAGGTGACGACCGTCCCGCCGTAGGTCTCACGCAGCCAGTCGACGAGAAGCGTCCGATCGCGCCCGTGTTCGATCAGGACGAGTACTCTGCCGACGCCCGTCTCGAACTTCGACCCACCCGATGTCGTGTTTCTCGTCATCAGTCATGTTCCCCGTACCACGGTCATCGACTGACTTCGCGTCCGGTGTTCTCGTCGTCGATCCACCGCGGCTGTCCGCTCAGGATTCCGCGAAGCTCGGTCAGCGGCTCGCCGACTTTGAGGCCGTGACTCGAGATTTCGAACTCCCGGAGCGTGCGCTCGAAGTCGCTCGTCCGCTTTTTCAACACGCCGGTCGCCTTGCGCATCTCGCCGTTGATCTCGAGGTGGCGGAGGATGAGGATGTTGTCGGCGAGGTAGCTCAGGTTCCGTTTCGTCGCCTCGAATTCGCCGGTGACCGCGCCGACCTCCTCGATGAAGATGACGGTGACGCCGGCGTTTTTCAGGTATCGGCCGAGCGTGTGTAGCTTCCGGACGAGGTCGGGGTCGGCGCCGCGAAGCGAGAGTCGATAGCCGTCGATGCCGTCGATCATGACGATCTTCGTGTCGTTCTCCTCGACGTCCTCCCTGACGAGTTGTGCGAACTCCTGGGCGGACTTGTCGAGCGGTTCGATCTCCCTGATCCCGAGCCGGCCCTGTTCGGCCATCTGCTTGACCGGCATGTTGATCTTCTCGGCCCGCTCGAAGAGCGTGCGCTTCGTCTCCTCGAACATGTAGATCGTCGACCGCTCGCCCCGGCCGGCGGCCTCCTTGAGGAACTGCGTGCCGGTCGTCGTCTTGCCGACGCCCGTCGGCCCGCTGATGATCGTGACGGTTCCCCGCTCCAGCCCGCCGTTGAGCATCTCGTCGACCTCGGGAACGCCGAACGGGAGCGTCTCGTCGGGGACCTCCTGGACGTTCGAACTCGGCACCAGTTCGGGATAGACCGAGGCGCCGTCGTCGCGGATCCGCAGCGTGTGCTTTCCGCCCCGAACCCCGGAACCCCGGAACTTGGGGATCGTGATCGACCGGCCGTACTGGGTTCGCTCGAGCTGGATGGTGCCGTCGGTCAGAAACTGCAGGTCGTCGTCCGACGTCGACTCCGTGTTCTGTGAGGTGAAGACGACGGTGGCACCGTTCTCTTTGAGAAACCGCATGAACGAGATGACCTGCTGGCGGAACTGGAACTCGTCGGAGGTGATGTGTCGAAGCCGCGTCACCGGGTCGATGAAAACCCGATCCGGCGAGAGCGACTCGACGCGCTCGGTGATCTCCTCGGTTACCGACTCCTTTTCGACCTCGTTCGGCTCGAAGATGTCGTAGGTCTGCTTCTCGACGAAGACGTCGGAGTCGGGGCTCAGGTCCAGAAAGTTGACGCCCTCGAGATCGATTCCGACGGTCGCGGCGTTGCGCTTGATATCCGTCTCGGTCTCTTCTAAGTTGACGTAGAGGGTGGTTTCGTCGTTTTCGACCCCCTTTTCGAGGTACTGGCTGCCGAGAATCGACTTTCCGGTGCCGGGGTCGCCCCGAATGAGGTAGCTCCGGCCGGGTATCAGCCCGCCACGAATAATGTCGTCCAAGCCGTCGGTACCGGTCGAGATACGCTCGTCGGTCATACTTCTGATTGACTGTGGATTTTTTTCCACAGTGCATATGCGTATCGGTGCGCCGTGGCGCCGGCCTCAACTCTTGAGTTCGAAGAACTCCGCACGCAGGTCGTCGTCGTCGAGCTGTTCGGTCGCGTCGGAGACGTTCTCGTACAGGGCGTCGAGTTGCTTTTTGAGCTGCTGGTACTCCGCGTGGTCTTCGAGCTCCGAACGGGTCTTCTTCGCCTCGAGCGTCCCCTTCTTCGAGGCGAGTGCGAGCAGCTCCTGCATCTGGTCGTCGTACTCCGACCGACGAAGCAGCGTCTCGACGGTCTCGAGGAGGCGGTCGGCCTCCGAAACCGGCTTGACGAGGTAGGTGTCGTACCCCAACTCGAGAATATCGAAGCTCGGCTCGACCGCAGAGACCATCGCGACGCGACAGTCGTATCCCCGCTCGCGGACCGTCTCGAGAACCTCGTCGCCGGAGATTCCCGGCATCCGACGGTCGAGCAACACGACGTCGATTGAATCGTCCATCAGTTCGAGCGCCTGCTCTCCGTCGTACGCGGTTTTTACAGTGTACTCCTCGGAAAGCCACTGGGCGTGGGCATCGGCGATAGCTGGCTCGTCGTCGACGACGAGAACGGTCGGATCTGACATACGTGCTGGGTTCGGTTCGACCA
Above is a genomic segment from Natrononativus amylolyticus containing:
- a CDS encoding response regulator, with the translated sequence MSDPTVLVVDDEPAIADAHAQWLSEEYTVKTAYDGEQALELMDDSIDVVLLDRRMPGISGDEVLETVRERGYDCRVAMVSAVEPSFDILELGYDTYLVKPVSEADRLLETVETLLRRSEYDDQMQELLALASKKGTLEAKKTRSELEDHAEYQQLKKQLDALYENVSDATEQLDDDDLRAEFFELKS
- a CDS encoding ATPase domain-containing protein, which gives rise to MTDERISTGTDGLDDIIRGGLIPGRSYLIRGDPGTGKSILGSQYLEKGVENDETTLYVNLEETETDIKRNAATVGIDLEGVNFLDLSPDSDVFVEKQTYDIFEPNEVEKESVTEEITERVESLSPDRVFIDPVTRLRHITSDEFQFRQQVISFMRFLKENGATVVFTSQNTESTSDDDLQFLTDGTIQLERTQYGRSITIPKFRGSGVRGGKHTLRIRDDGASVYPELVPSSNVQEVPDETLPFGVPEVDEMLNGGLERGTVTIISGPTGVGKTTTGTQFLKEAAGRGERSTIYMFEETKRTLFERAEKINMPVKQMAEQGRLGIREIEPLDKSAQEFAQLVREDVEENDTKIVMIDGIDGYRLSLRGADPDLVRKLHTLGRYLKNAGVTVIFIEEVGAVTGEFEATKRNLSYLADNILILRHLEINGEMRKATGVLKKRTSDFERTLREFEISSHGLKVGEPLTELRGILSGQPRWIDDENTGREVSR
- a CDS encoding two-component system sensor histidine kinase NtrB; this translates as MTRNTTSGGSKFETGVGRVLVLIEHGRDRTLLVDWLRETYGGTVVTSSDAIDDGFDLCVVDERSFVRHRDRLADRKCRDAPRFLPYLMLASGEETERVAATWELIDEVAVVPLQKTVLKARIDGLLRRRQLSTELDQQKRHSEQRFRSLFETAPDPVFVVDDAGRIQDVNDAFCRLTSLSRPEALGMGLEDCAVFPSETTDELLASMVDDRAEGQTRTVQYHPVSGGRRYAEVSTATVSTAAADDAALCLLHDVTDRERRERELKEQNKRLDEFASMLAHELRNPLGIAQVYLNMARQGDDDAFGQVDDALVRMEEMIDELLSVARRGRTTGEVKPTDLEEIVQEAWEQVAPSTATLETDELDREVLAKPGPLTEVFKNLFENAIEHVGPEVTVRVGLTDGGIYVEDDGPGIGPDDPGAVFESGYTTAENGTGLGLTIVDRIISAHGWEVDASDPGGARFTIDGVTFVEQSSG
- a CDS encoding prephenate dehydrogenase/arogenate dehydrogenase family protein — protein: MDVLIVGAGSMGRWFARATDARATFADVDPDVAAEAADAVGGAVDALEGDRRYDAVCLAVPMSQIETSVESHVGRAERAVLDVSGVMGAPLAAMAEAAPDLERASLHPLFAPERAPGTVAVVRARSGPVVEGLLEDIESRGNELLETTAAEHDEAMETVQAATHTAVLAFALAADPVPEGFGTPIYDELLALAGQVTGGTPRVYADIQRTFDGAEDVSAAASSLAAAEGEAFESLYRRAGEQVAAAASRGDGE
- a CDS encoding small ribosomal subunit Rsm22 family protein; the encoded protein is MTDRREAVRSNAKYLRNVRPVDPEEICEYVEGTPHPAVVRQLLREEAVSLGLVEREDGTFVPAGDEPVAPGRTPVEALPDRYANRLEELLADRYGPSWYEDASGDLLRSAIRRFKTRYFDGRAVEYDADVAAGYAIYHLPAYFAAVQYALEDLAERGLLGRRLRVLDVGAGVGGPALGLFEYLPEDALVEYHAVEPGAGADVLEALLGEAGPNVHATVHRTTAEAFDPHSVGRGDASEGFDLVLACNVLSELADPEAVLERYLGALAADGTVLAMAPADKQTSIQLRELERALEGRSIPASPDEEAERDARSVTVYGPTVRLWPGETPTDRGWSFDVRPDLAVPSFQRRLDGAATHDDHEPGEFVNVDVQFSYSLLRLDGARYVDLELDSGRWAKMAEMEAHVTNRVDLVAAKLSHSLSGDGASVDPAPDRNPLFKISDGSERVDQYAVCTRETALNRPLLEADYGAVLGFEQALVLWNDDEGAYNLIVDEETIVDRLA